A genomic stretch from Physeter macrocephalus isolate SW-GA chromosome 12, ASM283717v5, whole genome shotgun sequence includes:
- the CAD gene encoding multifunctional protein CAD isoform X8, translated as MAALVLEDGSVLRGQPFGAAVSTAGEVVFQTGMVGYPEALTDPSYKAQILVLTYPLIGNYGIPPDEVDEFGLSKWFESSGIHVAGLVVGECCPTPSHWSATRTLHEWLQQHGIPGLQGVDTRELTKKLREQGSLLGKLVQDGTEPSTLPFLDPNARALVPEVSIKLPRVFNSGGTPRILALDCGLKYNQIRCLCQRGAEVTVVPWDHALDSQEYEGLFLSNGPGDPASYPSVVSTLSRVLSEPNPRPVFGICLGHQLLALAIGAKTYKMRYGNRGHNQPCLLVGSGRCFLTSQNHGFAVETDSLPASWLPLFTNANDHSNEGIVHESLPFFSVQFHPEHQAGPSDMELLFDIFLDTVKEATTRNPGRQTGTQNHKSWLLVLPPPLLRVRERLAERLCLPGIPTPGSGLPPPRKVLILGSGGLSIGQAGEFDYSGSQAIKALKEENIQTLLINPNIATVQTSQGLADKVYFLPITPHYVTQVIRNERPDGVLLTFGGQTALNCGVELTKAGVLARYGVRVLGTPVETIELTEDRRAFASRMAEIGEHVAPSEAANSLEQAQAAAERLEYPVLVRAAFALGGLGSGFASNKEELSALVAPAFAHTSQVLVDKSLKGWKEIEYEVVRDTYGNCVTVCNMENLDPLGIHTGESIVVAPSQTLNDREYQLLRQTAIKVTQHLGIVGECNVQYALNPESEQYYIIEVNARLSRSSALASKATGYPLAYVAAKLALGIPLPELRNSVTGGTAAFEPSLDYCVVKIPRWDLSKFLRVSTKIGSCMKSVGEVMGIGRSFEEAFQKALRMVDENCVGFDHTVKPVSDMELETPTDKRIFVVAAALWAGYSVDRLYELTRIDRWFLHRMKRIVAHTQLLERHRGQSLPLHLLQQAKRLGFSDKQIALAVLSTELAVRKLRQELGICPAVKQIDTVAAEWPAQTNYLYLTYWGTTHDLSFRTPHVLVLGSGVYRIGSSVEFDWCAVGCIQQLRKMGYKTIMVNYNPETVSTDYDMCDRLYFDEISFEVVMDIYELENPEGVILSMGGQLPNNMAMALHRQQCRVLGTSPEAIDSAENRFKFSRLLDTIGISQPQWRELSDLESARQFCQTVGYPCVVRPSYVLSGAAMNVAYTDGDLERFLSSAAAVSKEHPVVISKFIQEAKEIDVDAVACDGVVAAIAISEHVENAGVHSGDATLVTPPQDITAKTLERIKAIVHAVGQELQVTGPFNLQLIAKDDQLKVIECNVRVSRSFPFVSKTLGVDLVALATRVIMGEEVEPVGLMTGSGVVGVKVPQFSFSRLAGADVVLGVEMTSTGEVAGFGESRCEAYLKAMLSTGFKIPKKNILLTIGSYKNKSELLPTVRLLESLGYSLYASLGTADFYTEHGVKVTAVDWHFEEAVDGESPPQRSILEQLAEKNFELVINLSMRGAGGRRLSSFVTKGYRTRRLAADFSVPLIIDIKCTKLFVEALGQIGPAPPLKVHVDCMTSQKLVRLPGLIDVHVHLREPGGTHKEDFASGTAAALAGGITMVCAMPNTRPPIVDAPALALAQKLAEAGARCDYALFLGASSENAGTLGAVAGSAAGLKLYLNETFSELRLDSVAQWMEHFETWPSHLPIVAHAERQSVAAVLMVAQLTQRSVHICHVARKEEILLIKAAKARGLPVTCEVAPHHLFLSRDDLAHLGPGKGEVRPELGSRQDVEALWENMAIIDCFASDHAPHAVEEKRGPQPPPGFPGLETMLPLLLTAVSEGRLSLDDLLQRLHHNPRRIFHLPPQEDTYVEVDLEHEWTVPNHMPFSKAHWTPFEGQKVKGTVRRVVLRGEVAYIDGQVLVPPGYGQDVRKWPQGAVPQLTPSAPAASELTTTPERPRRGIPALPDGRFHLPPRIHRASDPGLPAVFLRLGAGIPWGSRAWGKSS; from the exons TGGTTTGAATCCTCGGGGATCCACGTGGCAGGACTGGTGGTAGGAGAGTGCTGCCCCACACCCAGCCACTGGAGTGCCACCCGTACCCTGCATGAGTGGCTGCAACAGCATGGCATACCCGGCCTACAAG GAGTGGACACTCGGGAGCTGACTAAGAAGTTGCGAGAGCAAGGGTCTCTGCTGGGAAAGCTGGTCCAGGATGGGACAGAGCCTTCAACCCTGCCCTTCTTGGACCCCAATGCCCGCGCCCTGGTGCCGGAGGTCTCCATTAAG CTTCCACGGGTATTCAATTCAGGGGGTACCCCTCGGATCCTTGCTTTGGACTGTGGCCTCAAGTATAACCAGATCCGATGCTTGTGCCAGCGTGGGGCAGAGGTCACTGTGGTACCCTGGGATCACGCATTAGACAGTCAGG AGTATGAGGGTCTCTTTCTGAGTAATGGCCCTGGCGACCCTGCCTCCTATCCCAGCGTGGTATCCACACTGAGCCGTGTCTTATCTGAACCGAACCCCCGACCTGTCTTTGGGATCTGCCTGGGACACCAGCTGTTGGCCTTAGCCATTGGGGCCAAGACTTACAAGATGAG ATATGGGAACCGAGGCCATAACCAGCCATGCTTGCTGGTGGGCTCTGGGCGCTGCTTTCTAACATCCCAGAACCATGGGTTTGCCGTGGAAACAGACTCACTGCCAGCAAGCTGGCTTCCTCTTTTCACCAACGCCAATGATCACTCCAATGAAGGCATTGTGCATGAGAGCCTGCCCTTCTTCAG TGTTCAGTTTCACCCAGAGCACCAAGCTGGCCCTTCAGATATGGAacttctttttgatatttttctggaCACTGTGAAAGAAGCCACCACCAGGAACCCTGGGCGCCAGACAG GAACCCAGAATCACAAGTCCTGGCTCCTGGTCCTGCCTCCGCCACTCCTTAGAG TTCGAGAGCGGCTGGCTGAGCGCCTCTGTCTCCCTGGGATTCCCACCCCAGGCTCTGGGCTTCCACCACCACGAAAGGTTCTGATTCTGGGCTCAGGGGGCCTCTCCATTGGCCAAGCCGGAGAGTTTGACTACTCAGGCTCTCAG GCGATCAAGGCCCTGAAGGAGGAAAACATCCAGACGTTGCTGATCAACCCCAACATTGCCACCGTGCAGACCTCCCAGGGGCTGGCTGACAAGGTCTATTTCCTCCCAATAACACCTCACTACGTAACCCAG GTGATACGTAATGAGCGCCCAGATGGCGTGTTACTGACTTTTGGGGGCCAAACAGCTCTGAACTGTGGTGTGGAGCTGACCAAGGCTGGGGTGCTCGCTCGGTATGGGGTCCGGGTCCTGGGCACACCCGTGGAGACCATTGAGCTGACTGAGGATCGGCGCGCCTTCGCCTCCAGGATGGCCGAGATCGGAGAGCACGTGGCCCCCAGTGAGGCAGCAAACTCTCTTGAGCAG GCCCAGGCAGCTGCCGAGAGACTGGAGTACCCTGTGCTGGTGCGTGCAGCCTTTGCCCTGgggggcctgggctctggcttTGCCTCTAACAAAGAGGAGCTCTCTGCTCTCGTGGCCCCAGCTTTTGCCCATACCAGCCAAGTGCTGGTAGACAAGTCTCTGAAAGGATGGAAGGAGATTGAATATGAGGTGGTGAGAGACACCTATGGCAACTGTGTCACG GTGTGTAACATGGAGAACCTAGATCCACTGGGCATCCACACTGGGGAGTCCATAGTGGTGGCTCCAAGCCAGACGCTGAATGACAGGGAGTACCAGCTACTGCGGCAGACGGCCATCAAGGTGACTCAGCACCTTGGAATTGTTGGGGAGTGCAACGTGCAGTATGCCTTGAATCCTGAGTCTGAGCAG TATTACATCATTGAAGTGAATGCCAGGCTCTCTCGGAGCTCCGCCCTGGCCAGTAAGGCCACAGGCTATCCACTGGCCTACGTGGCAGCCAAGCTGGCTTTGGGCATCCCTCTACCTGAACTCAG GAACTCGGTGACAGGGGGAACAGCAGCCTTTGAACCCAGCCTGGATTACTGTGTGGTGAAGATTCCTCGCTGGGACCTCAGCAAGTTCCTCCGCGTCAGCACAAAGATTGGGAGCTGCATGAAGAGTGTCG GTGAGGTCATGGGCATTGGACGTTCTTTTGAGGAGGCTTTCCAGAAGGCTCTGCGCATGGTGGATGAGAACTGCGTGGGCTTTGATCACACAGTCAAGCCCGTCAGTGATATG GAGCTGGAGACTCCAACAGACAAGCGCATCTTTGTGGTGGCAGCTGCCCTGTGGGCTGGCTACTCGGTGGATCGCCTGTATGAACTTACTCGCATCGACCGCTGGTTTTTGCACCGAATGAAGCGGATCGTAGCACACACCCAGCTGCTGGAGCGACACCGTGGACAGTCTTTGCCCCTACACCTGCTGCAGCAGGCCAAGCGCCTCGGCTTCTCAGACAAGCAGATTGCCCTCGCAGTTCTCAG CACAGAGCTGGCTGTTCGCAAGCTGCGTCAGGAACTGGGGATCTGCCCAGCGGTGAAGCAGATTGACACAGTTGCAGCTGAATGGCCAGCCCAGACAAATTACTTGTACCTGACATACTGGGGCACCACCCATGACCTCAGCTTTCGAACGCCTCATGTCCTGGTCCTGGGCTCTGGCGTCTACCGTATCGGCTCCAGCGTCGAGTTTGACTGGTGTGCTGTGGGCTGCATCCAGCAGCTCCGAAAG ATGGGGTATAAAACCATCATGGTGAACTACAACCCAGAAACAGTCAGCACCGACTATGACATGTGTGACCGACTCTACTTCGATGAGATCTCTTTTGAG GTGGTGATGGACATCTATGAGCTCGAGAACCCTGAGGGCGTGATCCTGTCCATGGGCGGGCAGCTGCCCAACAACATGGCCATGGCTTTGCATCGGCAACAGTGCCGGGTGCTGGGCACCTCCCCTGAGGCCATTGACTCGGCTGAGAACCGTTTTAAGTTCTCCCGGCTCCTGGACACCATTGGTATCAGCCAGCCTCAGTGGAGGGAGCTCAGCGACCTAGAG TCTGCTCGCCAGTTCTGCCAGACCGTGGGGTACCCCTGTGTCGTGCGCCCCTCCTACGTGCTGAgtggtgctgctatgaatgtggCTTACACCGATGGGGACCTGGAGCGCTTCCTGAGCAGTGCGGCAGCTGTCTCCAAGGAGCACCCCGTGGTCATCTCCAAGTTCATCCAGGAGGCCAAG GAGATTGATGTGGACGCTGTGGCCTGTGATGGTGTGGTGGCGGCCATCGCCATCTCCGAGCACGTGGAGAACGCAGGTGTGCATTCAGGTGATGCCACGCTGGTGACCCCACCGCAGGACATCACTGCCAAAACCCTGGAGCGGATCAAAGCCATCGTGCACGCCGTGGGCCAGGAGCTGCAGGTCACAGGACCCTTCAATCTGCAGCTCATTGCCAAG GACGACCAGCTGAAGGTCATTGAATGCAACGTGCGTGTCTCTCGCTCCTTCCCCTTCGTCTCCAAGACACTGGGTGTGGACCTAGTAGCCTTGGCCACGCGGGTCATCATGGGGGAAGAAGTGGAGCCTGTGGGGCTCATGACTGGCTCTGGAGTCGTGGGGGTAAAG GTGCCCCAGTTCTCGTTCTCCCGCCTGGCGGGGGCTGACGTGGTGCTCGGTGTGGAGATGACCAGTACCGGGGAGGTGGCTGGCTTTGGGGAGAGCCGCTGTGAGGCCTACCTCAAGGCCATGCTAAGCACTGGCTTTAAGATCCCCAAGAAGAACATCTTGCTGACCATTGGCAGCTATAAG AACAAAAGTGAGCTGCTTCCAACTGTGCGACTGCTGGAGAGCCTGGGCTACAGCCTCTACGCCAGTCTGGGCACTGCTGACTTCTATACAGAGCACGGTGTCAAG GTAACGGCTGTGGACTGGCACTTTGAAGAAGCAGTGGATGGAGAGAGTCCACCACAGCGAAGTATCCTGGAGCAGCTCGCTGAGAAAAACTTCGAGCTAGTGATTAACCTGTCCATGCGTGGGGCCGGGGGCCGGCGTCTCTCTTCCTTCGTCACCAAGGGCTACCGCACCCGGCGCCTGGCCGCTGACTTCTCCGTGCCCCTCATCATCGATATCAAGTGCACTAAACTGTTTGTGGAG GCCCTAGGACAGATTGGGCCAGCCCCTCCTTTGAAGGTGCACGTTGACTGCATGACCTCCCAGAAGCTCGTGCGGCTACCTG GATTGATTGATGTCCACGTGCACCTGCGGGAACCAGGGGGGACACACAAGGAGGACTTTGCCTCAGGCACAGCGGCTGCCCTGGCCGGGGGCATCACCATGGTGTGTGCCATGCCTAATACCCGGCCCCCCATCGTCGATGCCCCTGCTCTGGCCCTGGCACAGAAG CTGGCAGAGGCCGGCGCCCGCTGTGACTATGCCTTATTCCTCGGAGCTTCGTCGGAAAACGCAGGGACCCTGGGCGCTGTGGCTGGGTCCGCGGCAGGGCTGAAGCTCTACCTCAATGAGACCTTCTCTGAGCTGCGGCTGGACAGTGTGGCCCAGTGGATGGAG CACTTCGAGACGTGGCCGTCCCACCTCCCCATCGTGGCCCACGCAGAGCGGCAGAGTGTCGCCGCCGTCCTCATGGTGGCCCAGCTGACCCAGCGCTCGGTACACATCTGTCACGTGGCGCGGAAGGAAGAG ATCCTGCTGATTAAAGCCGCAAAGGCACGGGGGCTGCCGGTGACCTGTGAGGTGGCGCCCCACCATCTGTTCCTGAGCCGCGATGACCTGGCGCATCTGGGGCCCGGGAAGGGGGAGGTTCGGCCTGAGCTTGGCTCCCGGCAGGACGTGGAAGCCCTATGGGAGAACATGGCCATCATCGACTGCTTTGCCTCCGACCATG ccccccacgCCGTGGAGGAGAAGCGTGGGCCCCAGCCACCCCCCGGCTTCCCGGGGCTGGAGACCATGCTGCCCCTCCTGCTGACGGCGGTGAGCGAGGGCCGGCTCAGCCTGGATGACCTGCTGCAGCGACTGCACCACAACCCTCGGCGCATCTTCCACCTGCCCCCGCAGGAGGACACCTATGTGGAG GTGGATCTGGAGCATGAATGGACGGTCCCCAACCACATGCCCTTCTCCAAGGCCCACTGGACACCCTTTGAAGGGCAGAAGGTGAAGGGCACCGTCCGCCGTGTGGTCCTGCGAGGAGAGGTTGCCTACATTGACGGGCAG GTGCTGGTGCCGCCGGGCTATGGACAGGATGTACGCAAGTGGCCGCAGGGGGCTGTTCCCCAGCTCACACCCTCGGCCCCCGCTGCCAGTGAGCTAACCACG ACCCCAGAGAGGCCCCGCCGGGGCATCCCAGCGCTTCCCGATGGCCGCTTCCACCTGCCGCCCCGAATCCACCGAGCCTCTGACCCAGGTTTGCCAG CTGTGTTCCTCCGCCTGGGAGCTGGGATCCCATGGGGCAGCAGAGCGTGGGGTAAATCCAG CTGA